TTCCGTGATGCGCGCGATGCTGCGTTATGTTTTTGAAGCGCCGGCACGCGACCAACGGCGACGCTCCCTGCTGGAAATTATTTTCCATAAATGTGAATTTGTCGGTGAAATGCTGCCGTTACAGATTATGCAGCAAAATCTTTATCTGGAATGTTATGAAAAGATAGAACGCTCCCTGCGCCGCTGCATTCAGATGGGCCAACTGCCCGCCGATCTTAATCTGCGGCGGGCGGCGATTATTATCCGCGGCTATGTCACCGGCATCGTGGAAAACTGGCTGTTTATGCCGGACAGCTTCGATATTGAACAGGATGCGCCGCTGCTGGTAGAAACGTTGATTGATATGCTCAAAGCCAGCCCCAGCCTGAATCAGCCGGCCGTCAGCTAAGCGTTGGCCTCTGCTGTTTTTTTTCAAAATCGCGGCGCACGATTTCCAGCGCCGCCAGCACGGTTGCTGGCGGAATGGCGTTTTGCTCCAGCAGCATAATCAGATCTACCGCCAGTTTAATTTCATCAGAGGCGCTTTCCAGCGACATGTTTTGCTCCTTAACGTCGTATAACGCGCGATACCGCCGCCAGCAGTAACGCGCCCGCCAGCGCCAGCAATAGCGCGCGCGGGTGCAGGCTGGCCAGCGTTCCCCAGTTAAAATACACGCTAACATAGCCGCCGACCAGGGCGCCGATGGTCGCTAAAATCAATGTCGGCAGCCAGCTGCCGCGGCCCGGCATCAATTTGCCCGCCGCCACGCCAACCAACAGCCCTACAACCAACCAGGATAACAGTCCCATAGCGATGTCCTTATTAAGCGCCGATTTTAAACCTGTAAATAACAATAGATAAAATAGCCGGTCAGCGGCTGCAGTACAGCTCACGGGCTGTGATAAAGTGATCCCGGTAGTTTTTTCACGGGGCAGGGCATGCAGCGCATCATCTTTCTTATTATTGGCTGGTTGGCCATCGTGCTGGGCACGCTGGGCGTGGTATTGCCGCTGCTGCCGACCACGCCGTTTATTCTGCTGGCCGCCTGGTGCTTCGCCCGTTCTTCGCCGCGCTTTCATCAGTGGCTGCTGTATCGTTCCTGGTTCGGCGTCTATATCCGCCACTGGCAGCAGCATCGGGCGCTACCGCCTGGCGTAAAGCTACGCGCCATGCTGCTGATTATCTGCACCTTCGCCGTATCGATTTGGCTGGTGCATCTCGCCTGGCTGCGCATTATGCTGCTGTGTATGTTAGCGGCGCTGTTGCTGTTTATGTGGCGCATGCCGGTAGTGGCGCGGGAAAAAAATGACGGTTAATGCAGATAAAAGCATAAATTAACGCTTTTTAGCTTATCGATTTTCAATCACTTAAACTGCCTGCATGGCAATCAGAGTTGCATTTGTCCTGCGCTTTGCTTAGATTTGTTCGTTTTCGTGCGTGGCTTCCCTGATTTTATTCTTTTTCGTCTGCGGAATTATCCGTCAGCGTCGGGCGAAGCTGCGCGAGTCAGTTTAGTATTCACCAGGCATAACATTATGACCGCGACTGCACAGCAGCTTGAATTTCTTAAAGACAGTATTAAAAGCGTTCCGGACTATCCGAAGCCGGGTATCCTGTTTCGTGATGTCACCAGTCTGCTGGAAGATCCGCGCGCTTTCGCCACCACCATTGATCTGTTCATTGAACGCTTTCGCGATCGGGGAATTACCAAGGTAGTCGGTACCGAGGCGCGTGGCTTCCTGTTTGGTGCGCCGGTAGCGCTGGGATTAGGCGTTGGCTTCGTGCCGGTGCGTAAGCCGGGCAAGCTGCCGCGCGAAACCTTTAGCGAAACCTACGATCTGGAATATGGCAGCGACCAGCTTGAGCTGCATCGCGATGCGATTAAGCCGGGTGATGTGGTGCTGGTGGTAGACGATCTGCTGGCCACCGGCGGCACCATCGAAGCGACCGTGAAACTGATCCGCCGCGCCGGCGGAGAAGTGAAAGACGCCGCCTTTGTGATCAATCTGTTCGATTTGAACGGCGAAGCCCGCCTGAACGCGCTGGGTATTGATTGCTACAGCCTGGTCGCCTTTCCTGGCCACTGAGTTTCCCGCCTTCAGCCTCGCCGTAGCGGCGGGGCTGTGTTAGCATGTCCCACTGGTTTTCAACACATCTTGTGAACGAATGAGTTATCAGGTCCTTGCCCGCAAGTGGCGTCCACAAGCGTTTTCCGATGTCGTTGGTCAGGAGCATGTATTGACTGCGCTGGCGAACGGTCTGTCGCTGGGACGAATCCACCACGCTTATCTTTTTTCCGGCACCCGAGGCGTCGGGAAAACCACCATTGCGCGTTTGCTGGCCAAAGGGCTCAATTGCGAAACCGGCATTACCGCTACGCCGTGCGGCGTTTGCGATAACTGTCGTGAAATCGAACAGGGCCGCTTTGTCGATCTGATCGAAATCGATGCCGCTTCGCGCACCAAAGTCGAAGATACTCGCGATCTGCTGGACAACGTGCAGTACGCGCCCGCACGTGGCCGCTTTAAAGTCTATCTGATCGATGAAGTGCATATGCTGTCGCGCCACAGCTTCAATGCCCTGCTGAAGACCCTTGAAGAGCCGCCGGCACACGTTAAATTCCTGCTGGCCACCACCGATCCGCAAAAACTGCCGGTGACCATTCTTTCCCGCTGCCTGCAATTTCACCTTAAAGCGCTGGATGTCGATCAAATTCGCCAGCAGCTGGAATATGTCCTGGGACAGGAGCAGATCCCGGCGGAGCCGCGGGCGCTACAGCTACTGGCGCGTGCCGCCGATGGCAGTATGCGCGATGCGCTGAGTCTGACCGATCAGGCGATCGCCAGCGGTGAGGGCGAGGTACACACCGACAGCGTCGCCGCGATGTTGGGGACGCTGGATGACGATCAGCCGCTGGCGTTGATTGAAGCCTTAACAGCCGCCGACGGTCAGCAAACTATGGCGCTGCTGCAGCAGGCGGCCAGTCGTGGCGTGGAGTGGGAGGCGCTGCTGGTTGAAATGCTGCGTCTGCTGCATCGCATCGCCATGATCCAACTGCTGCCCACCGCGCTAAGCGAAGAGTATGCGGCGGTAGAGCAACGGCTGCGCGAACTGGCGCGCGTGGTGCCGCCCGCCGATGTGCAACTTTATTACCAAACCATTTTGATGGGACGCAAAGAGCTGCCGCTGGCGCCCGATCGCCGCATGGGCGTCGAAATGACGCTGCTGCGCGCGCTGGCTTTTCACCCGCAGGTGGAGATCGCCGAACCGGTAACGCGGCCGGTGATGACGCCGCAGCCCAACGTGCAAACGCCGCCTTCCGCCGCCGCCTCGGCGTTTTCCGCCCCACAGGCGCCGCAAGCGCCGCCGGAAATGAATGCCGGCGCGCCGGAGACGCCGCTGCCTGACACCACCAGCCAGCTATTGCAGGCGCGTACTCAACTGTTGCGCCAGCAGGGAGCAAACAAAACAAAAAAGAATGAGCCGGCAGCGCTAAGTGCGCGGCCGGCAGGCTCGGCGCTGGAACGCCTTGCTCAGGTAACGGAACGCGCCGCCAGACGGCCGGCGGCAGAACCGGCGGCGCCGGTGAAAAAAGAGGCCTATCGCTGGAAGGCGCAAAATAGCGCGGTTGAAAGCGAAACGCCGCAGATCGCCACGCCAAAGGCGCTGCGTTCCGCGCTGGAGCATGAAAAAACGCCGGAGCTGGCCGCGAGGCTGGCTGAGGAAGCGCTGGAGCGCGACGCCTGGGCGGCGCAAATCGCCACCCTGACGCTGCCTAAACTGGTGCAGCAGCTGGCGCTCAACGCCTGGAAAGAGGAGACGGCGCAGGGCATCTGTCTGCACTTACGCAGCAGCCAACGTCACCTTAACTCTGCTTCCGCGCAGCAGGTATTAACCGAGGCGTTAAGCAACGCCAGCGGTAAGTCGGTTGAATTGACTATCATTGAAGATGATAATCCTGCGATATTGACGCCTCTGGAGTGGCGTCAAAAGATTTATGAAGAAAAACTGACGCAGGCGCGTCAGGCCATCATTGCGGATAGCCATATTCAGACGCTGCGTCGTTTTTTTGACGCCGATCTGGATGAGGAGAGTATTCGCCCCGTTTGAATCGCCGCATAACCGATAACGGCTTACGCGGCCTGAGCAAAGAGAGAAAACTATGTTTGGTAAAGGCGGTTTGGGTAACCTGATGAAACAGGCCCAGCAGATGCAGGACAAAATGCAGCAGGTACAGCAAGAGATCGCTGAAATGGAAGTGACCGGCGAATCTGGTGCGGGCCTGGTGAAAGTTACTATTAACGGTGCGCACAACTGCCGCCGCGTAGAGGTGGATCCCAGCCTGCTGGAAGATGACAAAGATATGCTGGAAGATCTGGTTGCGGCGGCGTTTAACGATGCAGCACGCCGTATCGCCGAAGCGCAGCAGGAGAAAATGTCTTCCGTTTCCGCCGGCATGCAGCTGCCGCCGGGCTTTAAGATGCCGTTCTGATGCAAACCAGCCCTTTGCTGGAGTCGCTAATGGAAGCGCTGCGCTGCTTGCCGGGCGTTGGCCCGAAATCAGCGCAGCGTATGGCGTTTCAGCTGTTGCAGCGCGATCGCAGCGGAGGCATGCGCCTGGCTCAGGCGCTTACGCGCGCTATGTCAGAAATTGGTCACTGTACGGACTGCCACACCTTTACCGAACAGGAAATCTGCACCATCTGCGCGAACCCGCGTCGCCAGCAAAACGGGCAAATTTGTGTGGTAGAGAGTCCAGCGGATATCCACGCCATTGAGCAAACCGGACAGTTTGCCGGACGCTACTTTGTGCTGATGGGGCATCTTTCACCGCTGGACGGCATCGGCCCGCATGATATTGGGCTGGATCGTCTGGAGCAGCGGCTGGAAAAAGAGGCGATTCAGGAAGTGATCCTGGCGACCAATCCCACAGTGGAAGGGGAAGCCACGGCTAACTATATCGCCGGGCTCTGCGCGCAGTACGGCGTAGACGCCAGCCGTATCGCGCACGGCGTGCCGGTGGGCGGCGAGCTGGAAATGGTTGATGGCACCACGCTGTCGCATTCGCTTGCCGGGCGCCACAAGATTAAATACTGACCACTTGCTGGCACATTCACCTGTGCCAGCTTGAAAAAGTTTTTCCCATCCCCATCTCTTCCTCAACGTTCGATAAACCTGTTTCAGTTGAGGTAGCAAAACCATGAAAGGACAAGAGACGCGTGGTTTCCAGTCAGAAGTTAAACAGCTTCTGCACCTGATGATCCATTCCCTCTATTCGAATAAAGAGATCTTTCTGCGCGAGCTGATTTCCAACGCCTCGGATGCGGCGGATAAGTTGCGTTTTCGCGCGCTTTCCACGCCGGATCTGTATGAAGGCGAC
This Mixta hanseatica DNA region includes the following protein-coding sequences:
- the acrR gene encoding multidrug efflux transporter transcriptional repressor AcrR, whose protein sequence is MARKTKQQALETRHQILDAAIARFSEFGVSATSLADIATAAGVTRGAIYWHFKNKTDLLNEIWAQSESGLEDVEQEYQAKYPDDPLSVMRAMLRYVFEAPARDQRRRSLLEIIFHKCEFVGEMLPLQIMQQNLYLECYEKIERSLRRCIQMGQLPADLNLRRAAIIIRGYVTGIVENWLFMPDSFDIEQDAPLLVETLIDMLKASPSLNQPAVS
- the rsmS gene encoding pleiotropic regulatory protein RsmS, with the protein product MSLESASDEIKLAVDLIMLLEQNAIPPATVLAALEIVRRDFEKKQQRPTLS
- a CDS encoding GlsB/YeaQ/YmgE family stress response membrane protein, with the translated sequence MGLLSWLVVGLLVGVAAGKLMPGRGSWLPTLILATIGALVGGYVSVYFNWGTLASLHPRALLLALAGALLLAAVSRVIRR
- a CDS encoding DUF454 family protein; its protein translation is MQRIIFLIIGWLAIVLGTLGVVLPLLPTTPFILLAAWCFARSSPRFHQWLLYRSWFGVYIRHWQQHRALPPGVKLRAMLLIICTFAVSIWLVHLAWLRIMLLCMLAALLLFMWRMPVVAREKNDG
- the apt gene encoding adenine phosphoribosyltransferase codes for the protein MTATAQQLEFLKDSIKSVPDYPKPGILFRDVTSLLEDPRAFATTIDLFIERFRDRGITKVVGTEARGFLFGAPVALGLGVGFVPVRKPGKLPRETFSETYDLEYGSDQLELHRDAIKPGDVVLVVDDLLATGGTIEATVKLIRRAGGEVKDAAFVINLFDLNGEARLNALGIDCYSLVAFPGH
- the dnaX gene encoding DNA polymerase III subunit gamma/tau; the protein is MSYQVLARKWRPQAFSDVVGQEHVLTALANGLSLGRIHHAYLFSGTRGVGKTTIARLLAKGLNCETGITATPCGVCDNCREIEQGRFVDLIEIDAASRTKVEDTRDLLDNVQYAPARGRFKVYLIDEVHMLSRHSFNALLKTLEEPPAHVKFLLATTDPQKLPVTILSRCLQFHLKALDVDQIRQQLEYVLGQEQIPAEPRALQLLARAADGSMRDALSLTDQAIASGEGEVHTDSVAAMLGTLDDDQPLALIEALTAADGQQTMALLQQAASRGVEWEALLVEMLRLLHRIAMIQLLPTALSEEYAAVEQRLRELARVVPPADVQLYYQTILMGRKELPLAPDRRMGVEMTLLRALAFHPQVEIAEPVTRPVMTPQPNVQTPPSAAASAFSAPQAPQAPPEMNAGAPETPLPDTTSQLLQARTQLLRQQGANKTKKNEPAALSARPAGSALERLAQVTERAARRPAAEPAAPVKKEAYRWKAQNSAVESETPQIATPKALRSALEHEKTPELAARLAEEALERDAWAAQIATLTLPKLVQQLALNAWKEETAQGICLHLRSSQRHLNSASAQQVLTEALSNASGKSVELTIIEDDNPAILTPLEWRQKIYEEKLTQARQAIIADSHIQTLRRFFDADLDEESIRPV
- a CDS encoding YbaB/EbfC family nucleoid-associated protein codes for the protein MFGKGGLGNLMKQAQQMQDKMQQVQQEIAEMEVTGESGAGLVKVTINGAHNCRRVEVDPSLLEDDKDMLEDLVAAAFNDAARRIAEAQQEKMSSVSAGMQLPPGFKMPF
- the recR gene encoding recombination mediator RecR; its protein translation is MQTSPLLESLMEALRCLPGVGPKSAQRMAFQLLQRDRSGGMRLAQALTRAMSEIGHCTDCHTFTEQEICTICANPRRQQNGQICVVESPADIHAIEQTGQFAGRYFVLMGHLSPLDGIGPHDIGLDRLEQRLEKEAIQEVILATNPTVEGEATANYIAGLCAQYGVDASRIAHGVPVGGELEMVDGTTLSHSLAGRHKIKY